CGTTTTAGTGGAATCTTTCAATACAGCAGACACGTTCGACGCGTCAACAATCGATGCTTTTTGAACAGCAGTTTCCTCTTGCAAGGACTGTTCCCCATCAACCTCCTCTACTTCCGACTCTGATTCATCCTGATTGAGCAACCGGAAGGCATTATTATCAAACTCGGGATCGATAAACGTTTTCTTAaccttttttcgcattttcgtTTCTGCTAATACAGTGGTAGTAATTGAAGCCGGGACCACCATAGTGGTAGCCACGCGCGCACTAGACTCCTTTGACCGTTCTTTGCTAGCCAGAGCTGGTTTGGAAGGACGCGTCGCCTCTATGCTTTCTGTCTTCTTCTTTGAAGCTGGTTCTGATAAAGGCGGCCGCTTGGCACCTTGTGCTGGTTGCTGAAGAACTTTTGTTTGCGAcgattggtgctgctgatcgttggCCGTTCGAGACCGatcgtttttattgtttgccgattgtttggtgttggtaactttaccaccaccattaccactgCTCCCGGCTGAATTTATGGAATCTTTGCTCTGCTTTCGATTGGAAACCACCTTCGAGTCGCTACCGGACTTCTTACCCTTGCCGGTAGATGCTTTagtagcttcttcttcgtcactGTCGAGTAGATTGAGCCGTGCGACAATTTCATCGATCTCATCGATAAGCTTGTCTTTTTTacgttccttcttcttcttactcTTCATTTGAGGCTCAGTAGATGCCTCTACCTCTGCCGAGACCGGTGGCTTCTTCATGCTATCCGTAGGCAACGATGCCCCTTCGGCGCATGGTTCAACTGTTTTTTTGGGATTGTTCCGCAATGACAGCAAGTTTTCCTTCATCTTAGaggccagcatcatcacctcGCTATATAGTTTGTGATCGTTTTGTAGATTCTGCATCAATTCCACTTTTTGTCGCAGCACATCatgaattgaaattgtttgctgctgttgggtcgACAAACTACCACTACTGACAGTGTTGGTTCCACTGGACTTTTTCTTTGATCGAGACGATCGCTTTGGTAGCTCCTCTGTGTTGTTCGAGGAtgattgctgatgatgttgctgcaactgctCAAGATACTCAAGCTGCTCCTGCAGGTCAAGCTCCGTCACAAGATCAACTTTTCGTGAACCATTACCGGTCGATAGCATCGTTGCCTCAGTCGCTTTTAACGATATCGCGGTAGATGCGTTGATTCCGGTACCGCTTGCACTTTTACCGCATTCTTCCGCAGGTACGATTTGCCCATTTACAAACGTGTAAAGCACCTGATCCATGTCCGGTGACTCTCCTTTAGCCGTTACAGTTACCTGTGGCTCAGAGTGTCGCAAAAACGTGCGTTTAATGGTCACCATGCGGCGGTTACCACGATCTTCACCTTGAACCGACCCTTGGCGATATTGTTGCGCCAAAAGTTcactttgctgttgctgttgctgttgctgctgctgctgctgctgcaattgctTCTGTTGTTGGATAAGAGTGAACGTTTCTTGCAGTTTTGCAAAAGTGGCAGCACAAACGTTCGAAGgctttggtgctggtggtggcataGTACCAGAGGGCACCCCTGCCTtgtgggatgatgatggttctggTGAAGGAAATGCTTCCAGTTTGAAGGAAAAATCGGGTACGCTGGTGCGTATCGTGCTGACCAGCGTATTGATTTCGTCTTGCAGCGCATTTTTACGCTCCCGCAACTCTTCCAAATCTTCCAGCAGttgctttcgttcttttttgcTGAACTTCGACTGACTGTCGAGCCGCTGGTTTGCCTTTTGCTCGTCCCTCACCCAGTTGTAGAACTGTTCTCGCAGCTCACCCAGTTTGGCGATCATTTTTTGTTCTAActttttgtgcttcttttttatcttcttgTCAGATTGTTTCGCTCCGTCAGCTCCTTTACTTGAGGCACCCGCACTTTTGCTGCTGACTGCGTCGTCGCCTTCAATGAAACGCAGAATATCctcaattgattgaaatgcgTCGCCAGCTTTCTTTGAGTGTTTGTCAgatttttctgctgctccctTTACACTGCCAGTGACTACAGCACCATTGTTTCCCGGTAACGATCCTTTAACGGTTACGGATGTTGATCCGCATGCAGACGCAACGGTAACTTTTTCCGTTGTTGTACCGCTCACCAAAGGTTTTTGCGTCGGAATGGGCGCtattgtttgctgcttctgttgttgctcttTGCTGCTCTGCAATTGCTTCACTTTTTTCCGTAATCGATCACGCGTTTCGTTACTTCGCTGATTGTGATTGCACTCCTGTAAGAGGTAAAGTAAAGACATAACCGTTAGCATAGATGTGATGGATTCTAATAGTATAAAATCGAAACTAACTAAACATACACTCTGCCCAAACAGCGTGCAGTAGTAGCAGACGTCCACTTTATCGCCGGAACAGCTGCCTGGAGCCACCCTGTGATAGCACGGTTTTTTGTGATCATCTTTTGAGTGcgatggatggtgatgatgcgcaGCAGATGTTGCCGATGCTGCACTACAATGCTCCGTTGCTTGCGTCGCCTTGGAAGAGGACGAACCGGGCGTATTCGGTGCCGAGGCATGCGGCGCATGCGATGGTATTCCACAAGGACAAGCCTTACCGTGGTATGAAGTTGGCGATCCGTTCGAAgaaggcggcggtggcggttttGAGCTATTGTCGAGAGGTcttgggttgttgttttggtttgtaaCCGTTTTAGGTTTGTTGACAAATGTTGTCTGTTGTTTGGGGCTCCTACCGCTATCTGCCGTGTTAGATGTACCAATTCCATTTGGTGATCTTAATTCACACGCTCTATTCGCAAACGTAGACAATTTGGCCGGTTGCAAATTCGCCTTTCCATGATGGGATATCGTTGCTTTCGGAGAACCGGTGGCAGCAGAATGTGGCACATTATTTGCGCTTACTGgatttggttcatttaacCTTGCTTTTGTAGGGACAGATACCGTTGCGGGATTTAGTTGATTCTTTAGTAAACCGACCGATGGAGCAATCAATGCTTGATACGCTGGCAGTGAAGTAGCATTTATGCGAAGCGTTTCACCGGTAGAAATAGACGCAAGAGTCTCCTTGACACTTATAATCGGCGATTCAGCTGCCTGTGGCTTTCTGTTCACCACTATGGGGCAATTTTTCGGGGATTCCTCTTCCAATATTACACCATTCGGCAGCCCAGTGGTACCatctccttttttcttctcatccgaaatgatttttttaaatagttcTCCGGCCTTGGCAACGTGTCGCAGGGTCGTGGCTACATCTGTTGTGCTGCTTTGCCGACCCAGACTCTCCTTGAGCAACTCTGTTACTCCCATGAATGCCATTTTATGACGATCATTATGATAATCATCTAAAGCCTCTTTCTTCGATATGACATCGTCCAGACAGTGATTGCAGTTCAGATTAGATTGAACATTCTCTTCGTCTATTTGTGGGCGAGCAAACGGTTCTATGAAGGAGCAGGCGGCAGCTGCTGTTACAGCCACTCGCTGCATAATCGTAGTCACGGCGTCACCTGCCTCGGCGCTGGCCGCGCACGCACCCGGCAGCATCGAATGGTGACACGATTTCGTACAGGAAGAGGGGCAAGAAGTAGACGATAGTgtagatgacgacgacgatgatgaagaagacgaagacgatgacgatggtgtcaAAAGCGAGGACGAACAGGATGTGAGTAGTTCGGTGGATTTGTAGTTTAAATTCTGAACGACGGTTTCACGCCAGCGGCGTGACATTACCGCATTGCGATGGCGGACTGCGCGTTCCGCCAAAAAAGCATCGATATCCAGCACAATGTCACCATTTTTTAACGCCAAAAACTTTGTAAAATATTGATTGAGTACTTCGCGTGACGGAGGTTCCGTGTCCACCATGAACCACTCAGCCAACTCAGATGCGCGACGATTGGAGAGATTGGGCGAGGAGCTGGTCGTCTCCCATAGTTCATCAACCAATGCGAGTGGAAACATACGATCTTCAGCATCGATCTTGGGCCGCTTGCTGATATCGTCACATAGCTTACGCAGGACGCAGCGAGCTTTAATGTTCCAGTCGGTTTCAGTGATGCGTCGTGCTTCTTCACTTACAGGTTCGTACGAGTTAAGCAGCAATTTAGTCAGGTTGAGAGGGTACTGCATTCCAAGCAGGTTAATTGCCACACGACATGCCACTTTTGGACAGGTCTCAACTTGAAACGCACAAACTCTTTTGCTTTCCAGCGTGGTTTCCGTATATGGGAGACGATTTGCAACGTGTCGGAACATGGCCCAAGCAATATGATACATCGCGCCTACCTCAGCTCCGACAGGAACTACACTCAAGCTTAGCAGATCCGTATTGTTCACATCTCTCGCTGTGTCCGCAGGTTCTCTTCCATTCTCTTCCGTACCGTTCAGTAGACCACCTTTCAGCGAATGATGACCATTGAGGAAAACACTATCCGATGTCTCGGAAGACGGTTGGCTTTTCAAGCTGTTTTGCTTGTTCAGAACAGATTTGAGGCAAGAACATCGATTGCAGAAAGGCTCTTTTTTGGCCTTAGTTACACCACCGCCTATGATGCATGTTTGACATTGACACTCgctgaaataaaacatttgaaacgaaccgaaaggtAAATCATCAGAGCTATTGTAAAGTGTATATTGCAGCGGAGGACAAGGGATTACTTACATCGAGTGTGTACTGAACATACGTTGACATGTGGGGCATTTTATGCTTGGCGTTACCGTTGTTAGCCGCGAGCTTAGACACGGCACCCACCGAGTCTTGAGGCAATAAACCACGTATTCCCATACCAACTTTCTATTTTCGAGATCTAGCCACTCAGCCAACGGTCGCTCTAGGTTTTCGAACAGCTCCGAGCCTTGCGACGTGCAGTTCGAATCTCGAATATCCATCAGCACCGCATAAACAGTATTTATGCGTTTACGGCGTTCGCAATCTTCCGGATCTTTGTGATAATTGTAGAGCAATGTCCAAGATTCTCTCCATACGTGTGTCACCTTGCGCATCTCTTCCTCAAACAGCATGTATCGGCTGTTTAGATCGCAGTACTCGCGCTCTGGTAAAGAGTTTGGTAGCCGGACTAAGCAGTCCTGCATAACGGTTTGAACTTCATAGTAGAAGTAGCGCTGAAAGATGCGCTGATTGATCAGAAGCCAGGTGAGGTTGAACTTGCTTAGATGACATTGCTGTAGCGCCAGTAGCAGAGGAGTTACCGTGCTTGCAGATTGAATCAGCTTAGCGTATCCATCGATAATGTAGTTCAGTAGATCGGGAGGGTTAAAATGGCGTTCGCCATCTCCTTTTTCTACGATAAGTTCCTCAAATCCCACGCAATAAGCTTGCACGATTGAACGTAGCTGAAAGCACAGCAGTTCGAACAGTTGATGCGGATCGCGAGTCAATAGTACGTTCGATAGTTTCACGAACGTCATCTCGTTCGAGAGCGGTAGATTCGACGCAAGCGATACGTGGGTCATCTTC
The sequence above is a segment of the Anopheles darlingi chromosome 2, idAnoDarlMG_H_01, whole genome shotgun sequence genome. Coding sequences within it:
- the LOC125959066 gene encoding uncharacterized protein LOC125959066 isoform X2; translation: MSILVQENGGGGGSGNPGTNGPSVALPTSELTPAVEAEEERYDSRWRQCLEQLSQKTVVYSCKCSSPQNEPATQVASEPGLLSAAEAHGEHIFPVRCGCQSCLDLREMVIHLYNEDCHYNSLWERLQLLMKRYYDLIPESADNTLYNLYMELMAKSSLKWLTDARTNTEKMTHVSLASNLPLSNEMTFVKLSNVLLTRDPHQLFELLCFQLRSIVQAYCVGFEELIVEKGDGERHFNPPDLLNYIIDGYAKLIQSASTVTPLLLALQQCHLSKFNLTWLLINQRIFQRYFYYEVQTVMQDCLVRLPNSLPEREYCDLNSRYMLFEEEMRKVTHVWRESWTLLYNYHKDPEDCERRKRINTVYAVLMDIRDSNCTSQGSELFENLERPLAEWLDLENRKLVWEYVVYCLKTRWVPCLSSRLTTVTPSIKCPTCQRMFSTHSIECQCQTCIIGGGVTKAKKEPFCNRCSCLKSVLNKQNSLKSQPSSETSDSVFLNGHHSLKGGLLNGTEENGREPADTARDVNNTDLLSLSVVPVGAEVGAMYHIAWAMFRHVANRLPYTETTLESKRVCAFQVETCPKVACRVAINLLGMQYPLNLTKLLLNSYEPVSEEARRITETDWNIKARCVLRKLCDDISKRPKIDAEDRMFPLALVDELWETTSSSPNLSNRRASELAEWFMVDTEPPSREVLNQYFTKFLALKNGDIVLDIDAFLAERAVRHRNAVMSRRWRETVVQNLNYKSTELLTSCSSSLLTPSSSSSSSSSSSSSSTLSSTSCPSSCTKSCHHSMLPGACAASAEAGDAVTTIMQRVAVTAAAACSFIEPFARPQIDEENVQSNLNCNHCLDDVISKKEALDDYHNDRHKMAFMGVTELLKESLGRQSSTTDVATTLRHVAKAGELFKKIISDEKKKGDGTTGLPNGVILEEESPKNCPIVVNRKPQAAESPIISVKETLASISTGETLRINATSLPAYQALIAPSVGLLKNQLNPATVSVPTKARLNEPNPVSANNVPHSAATGSPKATISHHGKANLQPAKLSTFANRACELRSPNGIGTSNTADSGRSPKQQTTFVNKPKTVTNQNNNPRPLDNSSKPPPPPSSNGSPTSYHGKACPCGIPSHAPHASAPNTPGSSSSKATQATEHCSAASATSAAHHHHPSHSKDDHKKPCYHRVAPGSCSGDKVDVCYYCTLFGQSECNHNQRSNETRDRLRKKVKQLQSSKEQQQKQQTIAPIPTQKPLVSGTTTEKVTVASACGSTSVTVKGSLPGNNGAVVTGSVKGAAEKSDKHSKKAGDAFQSIEDILRFIEGDDAVSSKSAGASSKGADGAKQSDKKIKKKHKKLEQKMIAKLGELREQFYNWVRDEQKANQRLDSQSKFSKKERKQLLEDLEELRERKNALQDEINTLVSTIRTSVPDFSFKLEAFPSPEPSSSHKAGVPSGTMPPPAPKPSNVCAATFAKLQETFTLIQQQKQLQQQQQQQQQQQQQSELLAQQYRQGSVQGEDRGNRRMVTIKRTFLRHSEPQVTVTAKGESPDMDQVLYTFVNGQIVPAEECGKSASGTGINASTAISLKATEATMLSTGNGSRKVDLVTELDLQEQLEYLEQLQQHHQQSSSNNTEELPKRSSRSKKKSSGTNTVSSGSLSTQQQQTISIHDVLRQKVELMQNLQNDHKLYSEVMMLASKMKENLLSLRNNPKKTVEPCAEGASLPTDSMKKPPVSAEVEASTEPQMKSKKKKERKKDKLIDEIDEIVARLNLLDSDEEEATKASTGKGKKSGSDSKVVSNRKQSKDSINSAGSSGNGGGKVTNTKQSANNKNDRSRTANDQQHQSSQTKVLQQPAQGAKRPPLSEPASKKKTESIEATRPSKPALASKERSKESSARVATTMVVPASITTTVLAETKMRKKVKKTFIDPEFDNNAFRLLNQDESESEVEEVDGEQSLQEETAVQKASIVDASNVSAVLKDSTKTTVPINQLEEKTAASTGKDTKKKAKESTPTLAVNEKSKQTRKKEINQQESTASGQQQHVQVADAKVVESQGSADMSRPKKLTPAQSMVEKISALLDSPGLSHRQRKQMIRQLEQAQATIQSQLLLNSAKAVKAKTPQASQATAAATKQTDKLSSSKSGTASTVKASKDLVACNPLQKSKQQVPPPASITSQVAPTASVCTNNNLMDQLSRGVRVEGLNLPPGITLTRVDPCQAGAIKAKRDSIRCEPLKTVAPDPVTMMPGPFVGNPLSQGMFVVNPMAAASAGPAIISTNQHHPMTVPSDTSHLGNAGNRPLLVSESDANGNDRKKRGKRRNRNKNKDLEKMPSVPSVGLSNSAVSGGGMMATRKPDGSNIITLRNPMFQGLPGGPMGVPVAGRSADPLMPDVQGARTTLGYDQQATIFKNDNGMFTIRNPALHHALSGGVPPESSGFRPFNAAFLVENGIVPATNAAPYSQTSTAAPLVTVSSGGPMTNSGNVPGYLQQRYPPPTLPGIGTGDGLMDATGSEPRKCKSVIGSEMKNAQKHKQQQQHNLHHQGAISSSVSGNWQHMNGSSNDLYIPCSPSASSMGSEISGHHRQPPYPQFDDYNLRSQEQINTLASTANNVNNYRGMGQAASSGLYQHTPGGGVPSASVSAIGSERSHSLFGSETTGVNSIPHCCDDDAPSPFYNSGGIASMNRYDDLSFLQSLQPGQRLNSEVTIHTINESKLLRQQSLNLNNDIQITRIPPPNNGGNRSSGMSTASAAGSSMSLQQLMQLKQHEQQQLHLANLSPNAANSIGPGNGAVPRGPTVAHNDFINNRSSIIGSPVSVAASSESHSSVHDMNAKRFLNEYQLGQLQQQMHDLQIQASPSKQQRPQIQQPLSGDFGDNIFTSNHMLGMPDLDTDDIGSFKHFNYYFDQANGASKRPELVGKSPSSSGSSCSTSKAQLGEGGKLDSATCATESIFRLMDSGNPGGECITDEHERPQQPPIGTPSSKHVQQQRLHQNGTPVSCSASASLVYPATADSPASSVSVFDGISSSLSSQTHSLDDLYTGLLAASPTASTAVGGVSVAGCVSMHQKPCVVALQPQSNSDPILCGSTSVTASSNGPSETVSLYGDESVEGEPVEGSNQ
- the LOC125959066 gene encoding uncharacterized protein LOC125959066 isoform X1, which produces MSILVQENGGGGGSGNPGTNGPSVALPTSELTPAVEAEEERYDSRWRQCLEQLSQKTVVYSCKCSSPQNEPATQVASEPGLLSAAEAHGEHIFPVRCGCQSCLDLREMVIHLYNEDCHYNSLWERLQLLMKRYYDLIPESADNTLYNLYMELMAKSSLKWLTDARTNTEKMTHVSLASNLPLSNEMTFVKLSNVLLTRDPHQLFELLCFQLRSIVQAYCVGFEELIVEKGDGERHFNPPDLLNYIIDGYAKLIQSASTVTPLLLALQQCHLSKFNLTWLLINQRIFQRYFYYEVQTVMQDCLVRLPNSLPEREYCDLNSRYMLFEEEMRKVTHVWRESWTLLYNYHKDPEDCERRKRINTVYAVLMDIRDSNCTSQGSELFENLERPLAEWLDLENRKLVWEYVVYCLKTRWVPCLSSRLTTVTPSIKCPTCQRMFSTHSIECQCQTCIIGGGVTKAKKEPFCNRCSCLKSVLNKQNSLKSQPSSETSDSVFLNGHHSLKGGLLNGTEENGREPADTARDVNNTDLLSLSVVPVGAEVGAMYHIAWAMFRHVANRLPYTETTLESKRVCAFQVETCPKVACRVAINLLGMQYPLNLTKLLLNSYEPVSEEARRITETDWNIKARCVLRKLCDDISKRPKIDAEDRMFPLALVDELWETTSSSPNLSNRRASELAEWFMVDTEPPSREVLNQYFTKFLALKNGDIVLDIDAFLAERAVRHRNAVMSRRWRETVVQNLNYKSTELLTSCSSSLLTPSSSSSSSSSSSSSSTLSSTSCPSSCTKSCHHSMLPGACAASAEAGDAVTTIMQRVAVTAAAACSFIEPFARPQIDEENVQSNLNCNHCLDDVISKKEALDDYHNDRHKMAFMGVTELLKESLGRQSSTTDVATTLRHVAKAGELFKKIISDEKKKGDGTTGLPNGVILEEESPKNCPIVVNRKPQAAESPIISVKETLASISTGETLRINATSLPAYQALIAPSVGLLKNQLNPATVSVPTKARLNEPNPVSANNVPHSAATGSPKATISHHGKANLQPAKLSTFANRACELRSPNGIGTSNTADSGRSPKQQTTFVNKPKTVTNQNNNPRPLDNSSKPPPPPSSNGSPTSYHGKACPCGIPSHAPHASAPNTPGSSSSKATQATEHCSAASATSAAHHHHPSHSKDDHKKPCYHRVAPGSCSGDKVDVCYYCTLFGQSVCLECNHNQRSNETRDRLRKKVKQLQSSKEQQQKQQTIAPIPTQKPLVSGTTTEKVTVASACGSTSVTVKGSLPGNNGAVVTGSVKGAAEKSDKHSKKAGDAFQSIEDILRFIEGDDAVSSKSAGASSKGADGAKQSDKKIKKKHKKLEQKMIAKLGELREQFYNWVRDEQKANQRLDSQSKFSKKERKQLLEDLEELRERKNALQDEINTLVSTIRTSVPDFSFKLEAFPSPEPSSSHKAGVPSGTMPPPAPKPSNVCAATFAKLQETFTLIQQQKQLQQQQQQQQQQQQQSELLAQQYRQGSVQGEDRGNRRMVTIKRTFLRHSEPQVTVTAKGESPDMDQVLYTFVNGQIVPAEECGKSASGTGINASTAISLKATEATMLSTGNGSRKVDLVTELDLQEQLEYLEQLQQHHQQSSSNNTEELPKRSSRSKKKSSGTNTVSSGSLSTQQQQTISIHDVLRQKVELMQNLQNDHKLYSEVMMLASKMKENLLSLRNNPKKTVEPCAEGASLPTDSMKKPPVSAEVEASTEPQMKSKKKKERKKDKLIDEIDEIVARLNLLDSDEEEATKASTGKGKKSGSDSKVVSNRKQSKDSINSAGSSGNGGGKVTNTKQSANNKNDRSRTANDQQHQSSQTKVLQQPAQGAKRPPLSEPASKKKTESIEATRPSKPALASKERSKESSARVATTMVVPASITTTVLAETKMRKKVKKTFIDPEFDNNAFRLLNQDESESEVEEVDGEQSLQEETAVQKASIVDASNVSAVLKDSTKTTVPINQLEEKTAASTGKDTKKKAKESTPTLAVNEKSKQTRKKEINQQESTASGQQQHVQVADAKVVESQGSADMSRPKKLTPAQSMVEKISALLDSPGLSHRQRKQMIRQLEQAQATIQSQLLLNSAKAVKAKTPQASQATAAATKQTDKLSSSKSGTASTVKASKDLVACNPLQKSKQQVPPPASITSQVAPTASVCTNNNLMDQLSRGVRVEGLNLPPGITLTRVDPCQAGAIKAKRDSIRCEPLKTVAPDPVTMMPGPFVGNPLSQGMFVVNPMAAASAGPAIISTNQHHPMTVPSDTSHLGNAGNRPLLVSESDANGNDRKKRGKRRNRNKNKDLEKMPSVPSVGLSNSAVSGGGMMATRKPDGSNIITLRNPMFQGLPGGPMGVPVAGRSADPLMPDVQGARTTLGYDQQATIFKNDNGMFTIRNPALHHALSGGVPPESSGFRPFNAAFLVENGIVPATNAAPYSQTSTAAPLVTVSSGGPMTNSGNVPGYLQQRYPPPTLPGIGTGDGLMDATGSEPRKCKSVIGSEMKNAQKHKQQQQHNLHHQGAISSSVSGNWQHMNGSSNDLYIPCSPSASSMGSEISGHHRQPPYPQFDDYNLRSQEQINTLASTANNVNNYRGMGQAASSGLYQHTPGGGVPSASVSAIGSERSHSLFGSETTGVNSIPHCCDDDAPSPFYNSGGIASMNRYDDLSFLQSLQPGQRLNSEVTIHTINESKLLRQQSLNLNNDIQITRIPPPNNGGNRSSGMSTASAAGSSMSLQQLMQLKQHEQQQLHLANLSPNAANSIGPGNGAVPRGPTVAHNDFINNRSSIIGSPVSVAASSESHSSVHDMNAKRFLNEYQLGQLQQQMHDLQIQASPSKQQRPQIQQPLSGDFGDNIFTSNHMLGMPDLDTDDIGSFKHFNYYFDQANGASKRPELVGKSPSSSGSSCSTSKAQLGEGGKLDSATCATESIFRLMDSGNPGGECITDEHERPQQPPIGTPSSKHVQQQRLHQNGTPVSCSASASLVYPATADSPASSVSVFDGISSSLSSQTHSLDDLYTGLLAASPTASTAVGGVSVAGCVSMHQKPCVVALQPQSNSDPILCGSTSVTASSNGPSETVSLYGDESVEGEPVEGSNQ